A genomic segment from Ptychodera flava strain L36383 chromosome 23 unlocalized genomic scaffold, AS_Pfla_20210202 Scaffold_23__1_contigs__length_28996876_pilon, whole genome shotgun sequence encodes:
- the LOC139123596 gene encoding uncharacterized protein produces the protein MVFCILMVCGGHQVNKTETDTIDALSEDHVSISGSMLGSAFSRRILIPGHSYTLGSRQAHNFLRPPYGTYFQEPMETYPFSSEAYPLRDSQGQHTHAEEPPAFGNILMTTAQVQRSEGDSSQVERSEVDSSLVQRSERYSPYERSKLTTY, from the exons ATGGTGTTTTGTATTCTCATGGTCTGTGGTGGACATCAAGTAAACAAG acagagacagataccATAGATGCATTGTCTGAAGACCATGTCAGTATATCCGGATCCATGCTGGGAAGTGCCTTCAGTAGGAGAATACTCATTCCAG GTCATTCCTACACCTTGGGAAGCCGGCAAGCCCATAACTTCTTACGTCCCCCATATGGAACATATTTCCAAGAGCCCATGGAAACGTATCCCTTCTCATCAGAGGCGTACCCACTCAGAGACTCCCAAGGCCAACACACACATGCTGAGGAACCTCCAGCATTTGGGAATATATTGATGACAACTGCACAAGTTCAGAGGTCAGAAGGTGACAGTTCACAAGTTGAAAGGTCAGAGGTTGACAGTTCTCTGGTCCAAAGATCAGAAAGATATAGCccgtacgaaagatcaaaacttactacatattag